One genomic window of Halorhabdus sp. CBA1104 includes the following:
- a CDS encoding Brp/Blh family beta-carotene 15,15'-dioxygenase: protein MGQTANTHRTSVARPSAAEPLVVTVSRVALGGIAAAFVLAHAVGVRLGMEAQAAIYLFGMVALNLPHGGYEHFNNIRQRGLNFQWQYVVGYLALIGAFLALFVIVPVAGLVLAIVVAVLKGGYGGVHVMDAVTGSGHLRSSPQRHLAALVRGGAVMAVPIVFWPGTFETFSSYMVSIFDPGALGQFSHLFGVTRPLIAVGFGGLAAVHLSWGYLGRDGSGSWLVDAAETLLLIGYFAVVPVVVAVGLYFPLWYSLRQVGRHVAVEDDVPANGGILSGSIDSDDPRVVAMTAWGVLIVGAVATATVVGAIYLAATRPLAGAPLLAGGVAFWSIAISIIALPHVVVGSFLDQGRGIWYVP, encoded by the coding sequence ATGGGACAGACTGCAAACACGCACCGCACGTCCGTGGCTCGCCCGTCGGCCGCCGAGCCGCTCGTCGTGACGGTCTCACGGGTTGCGCTCGGTGGGATAGCCGCAGCGTTCGTGCTGGCCCACGCTGTCGGGGTCCGACTGGGCATGGAGGCCCAGGCCGCGATCTACCTCTTTGGGATGGTCGCGTTGAACCTCCCCCACGGCGGGTACGAACACTTCAACAATATCCGCCAGCGCGGGTTGAACTTTCAGTGGCAGTACGTCGTCGGCTACCTGGCGCTGATCGGGGCGTTTCTCGCGCTGTTCGTGATTGTGCCGGTGGCTGGACTGGTCCTGGCAATCGTCGTCGCCGTGCTGAAGGGCGGATACGGTGGCGTCCACGTCATGGACGCTGTGACTGGCAGTGGCCATCTCCGCTCGTCCCCGCAGCGACACCTCGCCGCACTGGTCCGTGGCGGTGCGGTCATGGCCGTCCCGATCGTCTTCTGGCCGGGCACGTTCGAGACGTTCAGCTCGTATATGGTCTCGATTTTCGATCCGGGTGCGCTCGGCCAGTTCAGTCACCTCTTTGGGGTGACCCGCCCACTGATCGCCGTCGGATTTGGGGGGCTTGCGGCTGTCCACCTCTCGTGGGGGTATCTTGGCCGTGACGGCAGCGGATCGTGGCTCGTCGACGCCGCCGAGACCCTCTTGTTGATCGGGTACTTCGCGGTCGTCCCGGTGGTCGTGGCGGTCGGGCTGTACTTCCCGCTGTGGTACTCGCTGCGTCAGGTCGGCCGCCACGTCGCCGTCGAGGACGACGTTCCGGCCAACGGCGGGATCCTCTCGGGATCGATCGACAGCGACGACCCTCGCGTCGTGGCGATGACGGCCTGGGGCGTGTTGATCGTCGGGGCCGTCGCGACCGCGACAGTCGTCGGGGCGATCTATCTGGCTGCGACCCGACCGCTGGCCGGCGCACCGCTGCTTGCGGGCGGGGTAGCGTTCTGGAGCATCGCGATCAGTATCATCGCGTTGCCCCACGTGGTCGTCGGATCGTTTTTAGACCAGGGCCGCGGTATCTGGTACGTACCCTAA
- a CDS encoding NAD(P)/FAD-dependent oxidoreductase: MREQSPLAGETIDVIGGGFGGLTTACYLADAGADVTVLEQQDRLGGAANVIEADGFRFDTGPSWYLMPDVFERFFDHFGHDPEDFYTLHQLDPQYRVFYRDSEPVPGAGTLDDEGIDPPCDWVTITPDIERTRRTFAAYETGGGEAFDAYLAEAEHTYDVGMEHFVYEDRSRFRDLIDLDVARLGPGLKMLGSMQDHVSSYVENPKLQQLLQYTLVFLGGAPHNTPALYNLMAHVDFNLGVYYPDGGMYSVVEGLADLGRQLGVTYRTNTEVTDLQSTTTGFSLQTSAGRRRADRVVSNAPQAHVERELLSPANRDHELDHWDDQTYAPSALLLYLGVEGDVDPLAHHSLVFPDDWDPHFETIFEDPAWPDDPAYYLAVPSLTDDGVAPEGHHAVVVLLPLAPGLDDTPERRQEYRDLVVDDLADNVGVDIRDRIVYESSMCVDDFAERLNYPQGTALGLAHTLFQTGPLRPAHRAKSVDGLYYVGGFTSPGIGVPMAFISGQHTADAVLEDAQRAGGLLSTLRAAR, from the coding sequence ATGCGCGAGCAATCACCGCTTGCGGGCGAGACGATCGACGTCATCGGCGGCGGCTTCGGCGGCCTCACGACGGCCTGTTACCTGGCCGACGCTGGGGCCGACGTGACCGTCCTCGAACAGCAAGACCGCCTGGGTGGCGCGGCAAACGTGATCGAAGCCGACGGGTTTCGGTTCGACACCGGCCCCTCCTGGTATCTGATGCCGGACGTCTTCGAGCGCTTTTTCGATCACTTCGGCCACGACCCCGAGGACTTCTATACCCTCCACCAACTGGATCCACAATACCGGGTGTTCTATCGCGATAGTGAGCCAGTTCCGGGTGCCGGGACGCTCGACGACGAGGGGATCGACCCGCCTTGTGACTGGGTGACGATCACGCCCGACATCGAGCGGACGCGCCGAACGTTCGCGGCCTACGAGACTGGCGGTGGTGAGGCCTTCGACGCGTATCTGGCGGAGGCCGAACACACCTACGACGTGGGGATGGAGCACTTCGTCTACGAGGATCGCTCTCGCTTCCGTGACCTGATAGACCTCGACGTCGCGCGACTGGGGCCGGGGCTGAAAATGCTCGGGTCGATGCAAGATCACGTTTCCTCGTACGTCGAGAACCCGAAACTCCAGCAACTGCTGCAGTACACGCTCGTGTTTCTGGGCGGTGCGCCCCACAATACGCCGGCGCTGTACAACCTCATGGCTCACGTCGATTTCAACCTCGGCGTCTACTACCCCGATGGCGGGATGTACAGCGTCGTGGAGGGGCTGGCCGACCTCGGGAGGCAACTCGGCGTCACGTACCGGACGAACACGGAAGTGACCGATCTCCAGTCGACGACGACCGGGTTCTCGCTCCAGACCAGCGCGGGCCGGCGCCGGGCCGATCGGGTTGTCTCAAACGCCCCGCAGGCCCACGTCGAGCGCGAGTTACTCTCGCCGGCCAATCGCGACCACGAGCTCGACCACTGGGACGACCAGACCTACGCCCCGTCCGCACTCTTGCTGTATCTCGGCGTCGAGGGCGACGTTGACCCGCTCGCCCATCACTCGCTCGTGTTCCCCGACGATTGGGACCCCCACTTCGAGACGATCTTCGAGGATCCGGCCTGGCCCGACGATCCGGCCTACTACCTCGCGGTCCCGTCTCTGACCGACGACGGGGTCGCGCCCGAGGGCCACCACGCTGTGGTGGTCCTGTTGCCGCTCGCCCCCGGCCTCGACGACACGCCGGAGCGCCGCCAGGAGTATCGTGATTTGGTCGTCGACGATCTGGCAGACAACGTTGGCGTCGACATCCGCGATCGGATCGTCTATGAGTCTTCGATGTGTGTCGATGACTTCGCCGAGCGATTGAACTATCCCCAGGGAACGGCACTGGGACTTGCCCACACGCTGTTCCAGACTGGCCCGCTTCGACCCGCCCATCGCGCCAAATCCGTCGACGGACTGTACTACGTTGGCGGGTTCACCTCGCCGGGGATCGGCGTCCCGATGGCGTTTATCAGCGGCCAACACACCGCCGATGCCGTTCTCGAAGACGCCCAGCGAGCGGGTGGGTTGTTGTCGACACTCCGGGCTGCTCGCTGA
- a CDS encoding bacterio-opsin activator domain-containing protein, whose translation MSESAHGRRLLRVGSTPDGDPLPADVLRSRTGNVVVDTERDFSAALSRVESGAVDCVIADHASDGFDGLSLLEAIRRERPNFPVFLLPATESGAVARRAVSADVTAFLPQSSPELVDQVLQALDDAVPETREDRVRMPIHDRTATEEQRLKERALDEAPVGITIGDATEPDEPLIYVNDSFEAITGYDKEEAIGVNCRFLQGADTDAETTVDIREAVENTESVSAELLNYRADGSTFWNNLAISPIRDDDGNVTNFVAFQQDVTERKEAEAAIREERETLRRLLDRVEGLVSDLSEILVRADNRDEIHRMTVSRLGSVAKFDRAWIGTYDPTTHTVSIAAHNQDRLGEQTIALDADRPSADRLAATLEADEIQRLEDAATLDPPLGFESGQAGSGVLIPLSYRRTTYGVLAVFDADPEAFDGTERAILGALGRVIGAAINDVLSKRTLTTDVTITIEVDLHDPSLFLADLASTATDPIAYRGTQVHDDGRVAFLFAVSAADEDTILAAEDRYEAVTDVSVLSRAGEQLVVEIITAGAEFVDALASYGANVGTVAIDSQSVRVRFTVATEQNGRAIVEALETAYEDVELIAYHESGDAKQAPRSFAEAVEADLTDRQLTALQKAYTSGFFEWPRQCEGEDLAASMDVVPSTYYQHLRTAEKKLMRAFFEDD comes from the coding sequence ATGAGCGAGTCAGCCCATGGGCGCCGCTTGCTGCGTGTCGGGAGTACCCCCGACGGCGACCCCTTGCCGGCGGACGTGTTACGTTCCCGGACGGGGAACGTGGTCGTAGACACAGAACGGGACTTCTCTGCTGCGCTCTCGCGGGTCGAATCCGGGGCGGTCGATTGTGTGATCGCCGATCACGCTTCGGATGGGTTCGACGGTCTGTCGCTGCTCGAAGCGATTCGGCGGGAACGGCCGAACTTTCCAGTGTTTTTGCTTCCAGCGACCGAGAGTGGTGCTGTCGCACGACGCGCTGTCAGCGCTGACGTCACGGCGTTTCTCCCCCAATCCTCACCGGAGTTGGTCGATCAAGTACTACAGGCACTCGACGACGCTGTCCCGGAGACTCGCGAGGATCGAGTCAGGATGCCGATCCACGACCGGACCGCGACCGAAGAGCAACGCCTCAAAGAGCGCGCCCTGGACGAGGCACCGGTCGGCATCACGATCGGTGATGCCACCGAACCGGACGAACCGCTCATCTACGTCAACGATTCCTTCGAAGCGATCACCGGCTACGACAAAGAGGAGGCCATCGGTGTCAACTGTCGGTTCCTCCAGGGCGCGGATACCGACGCCGAAACGACCGTCGACATCCGTGAAGCCGTCGAGAATACCGAATCGGTGTCGGCCGAACTGTTGAACTACCGGGCGGACGGTTCGACATTCTGGAACAATCTGGCCATCTCACCGATCCGGGACGACGACGGCAACGTGACGAACTTCGTCGCTTTCCAGCAGGACGTGACCGAACGCAAGGAGGCCGAGGCTGCGATCCGCGAAGAACGAGAAACCCTCCGTCGGCTGCTCGATCGCGTCGAGGGGCTGGTCAGTGACCTCTCGGAGATTCTGGTTCGGGCGGACAATCGGGACGAAATTCACCGGATGACCGTCAGCCGACTCGGCTCGGTCGCGAAGTTCGATCGGGCCTGGATCGGCACGTACGATCCGACCACCCATACCGTCTCCATCGCGGCGCACAACCAGGACCGTCTCGGGGAGCAGACGATCGCACTCGATGCAGACCGTCCGAGCGCCGACCGTCTCGCGGCGACCCTCGAAGCAGACGAGATCCAGCGACTCGAAGACGCGGCGACGCTGGACCCGCCGCTCGGATTCGAATCAGGACAGGCTGGATCGGGTGTCCTCATTCCACTGTCCTACCGCCGGACGACCTACGGCGTCCTCGCGGTGTTCGATGCCGACCCGGAAGCGTTCGACGGGACCGAACGGGCGATCTTGGGGGCGCTTGGCCGGGTGATCGGGGCGGCGATCAACGACGTCCTCAGCAAGCGGACGCTCACGACCGACGTGACGATTACGATCGAAGTCGACCTGCACGATCCATCGCTGTTCCTCGCGGACTTGGCGAGTACGGCGACCGATCCCATCGCCTATCGCGGTACCCAGGTCCACGACGACGGCCGCGTCGCGTTTCTGTTTGCCGTCTCCGCGGCCGACGAGGACACTATCCTCGCGGCCGAGGACCGGTACGAGGCTGTCACGGACGTCTCGGTCCTTTCGAGGGCTGGTGAGCAACTAGTCGTCGAGATCATCACGGCTGGAGCGGAGTTCGTCGATGCGCTCGCAAGCTACGGGGCAAACGTCGGCACTGTCGCCATCGACAGCCAAAGTGTCCGCGTCCGGTTTACGGTTGCGACCGAACAGAACGGCCGGGCGATCGTCGAAGCACTCGAAACAGCCTACGAGGACGTCGAATTGATCGCGTATCACGAGTCCGGAGACGCCAAGCAGGCCCCCCGATCGTTTGCCGAAGCTGTCGAGGCTGACCTCACCGATCGGCAGCTGACGGCGCTGCAAAAAGCCTACACCAGCGGCTTTTTCGAGTGGCCCCGCCAGTGTGAGGGAGAGGATCTCGCGGCGTCGATGGACGTGGTGCCCTCGACGTACTACCAGCACCTCAGAACGGCCGAAAAGAAACTCATGCGAGCGTTCTTCGAAGACGACTGA
- a CDS encoding SRPBCC family protein — translation MPPGTGFAFLADPRNQVKITPGLVAVSATPPEDGFATRYQYELAGVTLSGQLTDSLRRPPTRLVRSLSGALDGTVRYRLTATGNGTRITCAMAIRVPRAVLNAVPTAVVETRVEQEVTATLSTLQSYLEH, via the coding sequence GTGCCCCCCGGGACGGGGTTCGCGTTCCTGGCTGACCCCCGAAACCAGGTGAAAATCACCCCCGGCCTGGTCGCCGTCAGTGCGACACCGCCCGAAGACGGCTTCGCGACCCGCTATCAGTACGAACTCGCCGGCGTCACGCTGTCTGGCCAGTTGACCGACAGCCTGCGTCGCCCGCCGACGCGACTCGTCCGCTCGCTGTCGGGCGCACTCGATGGTACTGTCCGGTATCGGCTCACTGCGACCGGCAACGGAACGCGGATAACCTGTGCGATGGCGATTCGAGTGCCGAGGGCGGTCCTCAACGCTGTCCCGACCGCCGTCGTCGAAACGAGAGTCGAACAGGAAGTAACGGCGACGCTGTCGACGTTGCAGTCGTATTTAGAGCACTAA
- a CDS encoding lycopene cyclase domain-containing protein, translated as MGLTYLQFTLFFVGLPIVGLAIALFATRRVHPAQLAGTIVLLGVALVYTLPWDAYLIRTGVWEYGSIVVGHVGAVPYEEVLFIGGQTVLTGLWTALVVRPDGRGPSVRTRQRIAGVVGGLLVGGLGLLALTVTTFRYLGAILAWAGPVLALQWGFGWPVLLAKRRGVLAALAVPTIYLWVADRLAIGLGLWMFSPTYTTGISVLGLPIEEAMFFLVTNVFLVQGLVLFGWVVERGVLPSLSAALGTVPERTE; from the coding sequence ATGGGCCTGACGTACCTGCAGTTTACGCTGTTTTTCGTCGGGCTCCCGATCGTCGGCTTGGCTATTGCCCTGTTTGCCACCCGCCGCGTGCATCCGGCCCAGTTGGCTGGTACGATCGTGTTGCTCGGTGTCGCGCTCGTCTATACATTGCCGTGGGACGCCTACCTGATCCGAACGGGTGTCTGGGAGTACGGCTCGATCGTCGTCGGGCACGTCGGCGCCGTCCCCTACGAGGAAGTGCTGTTTATCGGTGGCCAGACGGTCCTGACTGGCTTGTGGACCGCGCTGGTTGTTCGCCCGGACGGTCGTGGGCCGTCCGTGAGGACCCGACAGCGGATCGCCGGCGTCGTTGGCGGGTTGCTCGTCGGTGGGCTTGGACTGCTCGCGTTGACTGTGACGACGTTCCGGTATCTCGGCGCGATCCTGGCCTGGGCGGGACCAGTACTCGCCCTCCAGTGGGGCTTTGGCTGGCCTGTCCTGCTGGCAAAGCGACGCGGCGTCTTGGCCGCACTGGCCGTCCCGACGATATATCTCTGGGTTGCCGATCGGCTGGCGATCGGCCTCGGACTGTGGATGTTCTCACCGACGTACACCACTGGCATCTCGGTACTCGGGCTCCCCATCGAGGAAGCGATGTTCTTCCTGGTGACGAACGTGTTCCTCGTCCAGGGACTGGTCCTGTTCGGCTGGGTCGTCGAACGCGGCGTACTCCCCTCGCTATCGGCGGCTCTCGGTACTGTCCCGGAGCGGACTGAGTGA
- a CDS encoding bacteriorhodopsin yields MFLGMLYFIATGWNVRDSRRKKFYIVTTFIAAIAFVNYLAMATGFGRLPIEVVNDIIGTSFEEPETIYWARYTDWILTTPLLLYDIALLAGADRNTISTLVGLDVLMILTGVVATLQFTGAAGLEAEALRIVWWGVSTGFLLVLLYFLFSTLTTKANELSPDTRSTFKLLRNMIGLLWLVYPVWWIIGTEGLAVIGIGPETAGFAVLDVTAKVIFGIILLRSHNVLDDAAPASGESAHAAD; encoded by the coding sequence ATGTTCCTGGGAATGCTGTACTTCATCGCAACCGGCTGGAACGTACGGGATTCCCGGCGAAAGAAATTTTACATCGTCACGACGTTCATCGCGGCGATCGCGTTCGTGAACTACCTGGCGATGGCAACCGGGTTCGGCCGGTTGCCGATCGAAGTCGTCAACGACATCATCGGGACCAGTTTCGAGGAACCCGAGACGATCTACTGGGCACGGTACACTGACTGGATCCTGACGACGCCGCTGTTGTTGTACGACATCGCGTTGCTCGCGGGCGCTGACCGTAACACCATCTCGACGCTCGTCGGGCTGGACGTGCTGATGATCCTCACCGGCGTCGTCGCGACGCTGCAGTTCACTGGCGCGGCCGGCCTGGAAGCAGAAGCCCTCCGGATCGTCTGGTGGGGCGTCTCCACCGGCTTCCTGCTGGTGTTGCTGTACTTCCTGTTCTCGACGTTGACGACCAAAGCCAACGAGTTGTCGCCGGACACGCGCAGTACGTTCAAGCTGCTCCGGAACATGATCGGCCTCCTGTGGCTGGTCTACCCGGTCTGGTGGATCATCGGGACCGAAGGCCTCGCGGTCATCGGCATCGGCCCGGAGACCGCCGGCTTCGCGGTACTCGACGTAACTGCGAAGGTGATCTTCGGGATCATCTTGCTGCGCAGTCACAACGTCCTTGACGACGCCGCACCGGCGTCTGGCGAGTCCGCACACGCAGCTGACTAA